A window of Leptotrichia wadei contains these coding sequences:
- the atpH gene encoding ATP synthase F1 subunit delta gives MANDEIAKRYASAIYNIAKSSDSINEVREVLNVLLENYEEEEEFRKILEDPLKKFPEKKKFLEKSFNHVSSEALGIVEYIVKKQRLSLISDIKEYFLKLYYEENNKLPITAIFAKELSEKQRDLLVRKLEKKYGKKVVLDLEIDKGIIGGGILRIGNEVIDGSIKNQIEEIKKNF, from the coding sequence ATGGCTAATGATGAGATTGCAAAAAGATACGCATCGGCAATTTACAATATAGCAAAATCTTCTGACAGTATAAATGAAGTTAGGGAAGTATTGAATGTTCTTCTGGAAAATTACGAGGAAGAAGAGGAATTTAGAAAAATTTTGGAAGATCCTCTTAAAAAGTTTCCAGAAAAGAAGAAGTTCTTGGAAAAATCCTTTAATCACGTATCTAGCGAAGCACTTGGAATAGTAGAATACATTGTAAAAAAACAGCGGTTATCGTTAATTAGTGATATAAAGGAATATTTTTTAAAACTTTATTATGAGGAAAATAATAAACTTCCAATAACTGCTATATTTGCAAAGGAGCTATCGGAAAAACAAAGGGATCTGTTAGTACGGAAACTTGAAAAAAAATATGGTAAAAAAGTCGTTCTTGACCTTGAAATTGACAAGGGAATTATCGGCGGAGGAATTTTAAGAATCGGTAATGAGGTTATTGACGGTTCGATAAAAAATCAAATTGAAGAAATAAAGAAAAATTTTTAG
- the atpE gene encoding ATP synthase F0 subunit C yields the protein MAGVELIKAAALLGAGIAAIGGAGAGLGQGIATGYAVEAVSRQPEAKQDIMQTLITGLAITESSAIYALVIAFLLIFLKG from the coding sequence ATGGCAGGAGTAGAATTAATTAAGGCAGCAGCTTTATTAGGAGCGGGAATTGCAGCAATAGGAGGTGCTGGAGCAGGATTAGGACAAGGGATTGCAACTGGTTATGCAGTAGAAGCAGTTTCAAGACAGCCTGAAGCTAAGCAAGATATTATGCAAACGTTAATTACAGGACTTGCAATTACAGAATCATCAGCAATTTATGCGTTAGTAATAGCATTCCTATTGATTTTCTTAAAAGGATAA
- the atpG gene encoding ATP synthase F1 subunit gamma: protein MAANMKEIKERIDSVKNTSQITNAMNIVSSTKFKRFQVLTLKSRSYARAVNEAFDNLVASLTGNKFVIFDGKPEVKRVGIIVMTSDRGLCGSFNSNTFRRLESMKKEFQKEGREVSVITIGRKAKEYCKNRDINVDSEYTQMIPETMFETGKKISEDVVQFYLNDFYDEVYMIYSKFVSAIEYNIQVEKLLPIEKKEGLPTKEYIFEPSEEEVLNSFVPQVLNIKLYQSLLENSASEHSARMSAMKQANDNASEMIKNLEVQYNRERQGQITQELTEIISGSSSVQ, encoded by the coding sequence ATGGCAGCAAATATGAAAGAAATAAAAGAACGTATTGACAGCGTAAAAAATACCAGTCAAATTACAAATGCGATGAATATTGTATCTTCTACTAAATTCAAGAGATTTCAAGTTCTTACTTTAAAGTCACGAAGTTATGCACGTGCTGTGAATGAAGCCTTTGATAATCTAGTGGCAAGCCTTACGGGAAATAAATTTGTAATTTTTGATGGAAAGCCTGAAGTTAAAAGAGTTGGAATTATCGTAATGACATCAGATAGGGGACTTTGCGGAAGTTTTAACTCAAATACTTTTAGAAGGCTTGAAAGTATGAAAAAGGAATTTCAGAAGGAAGGCAGGGAAGTTTCAGTTATAACAATTGGAAGAAAGGCTAAAGAATATTGTAAAAATCGGGATATTAATGTGGATAGTGAATATACACAGATGATTCCTGAAACAATGTTTGAAACAGGAAAAAAAATTAGTGAAGATGTTGTACAGTTTTATTTGAATGACTTTTATGATGAAGTTTATATGATTTATTCAAAATTTGTATCAGCAATTGAATATAATATTCAAGTGGAAAAATTGCTTCCAATTGAGAAAAAGGAAGGGTTACCAACTAAGGAATATATATTTGAACCATCAGAGGAAGAAGTGTTAAATTCCTTTGTACCACAAGTATTGAATATAAAGCTGTATCAGTCATTACTTGAAAATTCAGCAAGTGAACATTCGGCTAGAATGTCGGCAATGAAGCAGGCTAACGATAATGCTTCTGAAATGATAAAGAACTTGGAAGTACAATATAATCGTGAAAGACAAGGACAAATAACACAGGAACTGACAGAAATAATAAGTGGTTCATCAAGTGTACAGTAA
- the atpF gene encoding F0F1 ATP synthase subunit B, with product MGGKLINIDFTMAIEIINFIVLVYFFSRTFSKKIGKVLEDRKKLALSEMEIVENEKEKLEDQKKSIEKLKRESKRRANDILIKAERQADDRKDQIISLAMSNRERMMIKAEADIEKMRQNAKFELQKEVGEMAVELAEKIIKENIDEKQDKTIEKFINEIGD from the coding sequence ATGGGAGGAAAATTAATAAACATCGACTTTACGATGGCTATTGAAATAATAAACTTTATAGTATTAGTCTATTTTTTTTCACGAACTTTTTCAAAAAAAATCGGTAAAGTTCTAGAAGATAGAAAAAAACTGGCTTTATCTGAAATGGAAATTGTTGAAAATGAAAAGGAAAAACTGGAAGATCAAAAAAAATCAATTGAAAAATTGAAAAGGGAATCTAAAAGACGTGCCAATGATATTTTGATAAAAGCTGAAAGACAGGCTGATGACAGAAAAGATCAAATTATATCGCTGGCTATGAGTAATCGTGAAAGAATGATGATAAAGGCGGAAGCTGATATTGAAAAAATGCGTCAAAATGCTAAATTTGAACTTCAAAAGGAAGTTGGAGAAATGGCAGTTGAACTTGCAGAAAAAATTATCAAGGAAAATATTGATGAAAAGCAGGATAAAACTATAGAAAAGTTTATTAATGAGATAGGAGATTAA
- the atpB gene encoding F0F1 ATP synthase subunit A: MKNKIFKFLGFLFLMMVVVNLILSIISTFLPVKFESPSSVVEAPHYFNFVLGGFKFSLSQTVVNTWVLMLIIMFIVRAGTKKASVENPSKMQIVMEEYYHFIENTFLTTFGKHKKTYIPFFSALFAFIMFSNLSTFLFPYIMMVVSEDGVKMVKPFFRTPTADPNTTIGLSLVVIILFLAVSIKQKGLRGYIKSLFEPMWFMFPLNIVDIFSKVLNTSMRLFGNMLAGLVIVGLLYSLVGRGLLQSLTHDMLKGSFSFSVGWPMIIQLYLDLFIGIVQAFVFTILSSVYISEALGEEE; encoded by the coding sequence ATGAAAAATAAGATTTTTAAGTTTTTAGGCTTCCTATTTCTTATGATGGTTGTCGTAAATTTGATTTTGTCAATTATTTCGACATTTTTACCAGTAAAATTTGAGTCACCAAGTTCAGTTGTAGAAGCTCCACATTATTTTAATTTTGTTCTAGGGGGATTTAAGTTCTCACTTAGTCAGACAGTAGTTAATACATGGGTACTTATGCTTATAATCATGTTTATTGTAAGAGCTGGAACAAAGAAGGCAAGTGTTGAAAATCCAAGTAAAATGCAAATTGTGATGGAAGAATATTATCATTTTATTGAAAATACTTTTTTAACTACATTTGGGAAACATAAAAAGACATATATACCGTTTTTTTCAGCATTATTCGCATTTATAATGTTTTCAAATTTAAGTACATTTTTATTTCCATATATTATGATGGTAGTTAGTGAAGATGGAGTTAAAATGGTAAAACCGTTTTTTAGAACACCAACAGCAGATCCAAATACTACGATTGGATTATCACTTGTGGTAATTATTCTTTTTTTGGCGGTATCTATAAAGCAAAAGGGATTAAGAGGATATATAAAATCACTGTTTGAACCAATGTGGTTTATGTTTCCATTAAATATTGTTGATATTTTTTCAAAAGTTTTAAATACTTCAATGCGGTTATTTGGAAATATGCTTGCGGGGCTTGTAATTGTGGGACTTTTGTATAGCCTTGTTGGAAGAGGTTTGCTTCAGTCATTAACACATGATATGCTGAAGGGAAGTTTCTCCTTTTCAGTTGGATGGCCGATGATTATACAGCTTTATTTGGATTTATTCATTGGCATTGTTCAAGCATTTGTGTTTACGATACTTTCATCAGTTTACATAAGTGAAGCATTGGGTGAAGAGGAATAA
- the atpA gene encoding F0F1 ATP synthase subunit alpha encodes MRIKPEEISKVIRSEIENYKSSLDISNTGTVLEVGDGIARIYGLSDAMAGELLEFENGTIGMALNLEESNIGAVVFGKTQGIKEGSIVKGLGKVAEVPAGKELLGRVVDALGNPIDGKGSITADKYMPIERQASGIIARKPVTQPMQTGIKAIDGMLPIGKGQRELIIGDRQTGKTAITIDAIINQKNNNVICIYVAIGQKRSTVAQIYKKLEEVGALEYTIIVAATASESASLQYLAPYSGVAMGEYFMDEGKDVLIVYDDLSKHAVAYREMSLLLKRPPGREAYPGDIFYLHSRLLERAAKLSDKLGGGSITALPIVETQAGDISAYIPTNVISITDGQIFLETDLFNSGFRPAINAGVSVSRVGGSAQIKAMKQVASKVKLELAQYNELLAFAQFGSDLDKATRDQLNRGSKIMEVLKQPQYSPYKVEEQVISFYCVTNGYFDDIPNEKLRTFEKDLIEAIKNDSNILSEILEKKSLDDNLKNELDEFIINYKKEYVW; translated from the coding sequence TTGAGAATCAAGCCAGAGGAAATAAGTAAAGTAATCCGAAGCGAAATTGAAAATTACAAAAGTTCACTGGATATTTCCAATACTGGAACGGTTTTGGAAGTGGGAGATGGAATTGCCAGAATTTACGGATTAAGTGACGCTATGGCAGGAGAGCTTTTAGAGTTTGAAAATGGAACTATCGGAATGGCACTAAACTTGGAAGAAAGTAATATTGGAGCAGTAGTTTTTGGGAAAACACAAGGAATTAAAGAAGGAAGTATAGTAAAAGGATTGGGAAAAGTAGCTGAAGTTCCAGCAGGAAAAGAGCTGCTTGGAAGAGTAGTTGATGCCCTTGGAAATCCTATTGATGGAAAAGGCTCAATAACTGCTGATAAATATATGCCAATTGAAAGACAGGCATCAGGAATTATTGCTAGAAAACCTGTTACACAACCTATGCAAACTGGAATTAAAGCAATAGATGGAATGTTACCGATAGGAAAAGGACAAAGGGAATTAATAATTGGAGATAGACAAACTGGTAAAACAGCCATTACAATTGATGCAATTATAAATCAAAAAAATAACAATGTTATATGTATTTATGTAGCGATTGGGCAAAAAAGATCAACTGTTGCACAAATTTATAAAAAATTAGAAGAAGTTGGTGCATTGGAATATACGATTATTGTTGCGGCAACTGCTTCAGAATCAGCATCACTTCAATATTTAGCACCGTATTCAGGAGTTGCTATGGGTGAATATTTTATGGATGAAGGAAAAGATGTATTGATAGTTTACGATGATTTATCAAAGCATGCTGTGGCTTATCGTGAAATGTCATTATTATTGAAGCGTCCACCAGGAAGGGAAGCATATCCAGGGGATATTTTCTATCTTCACTCAAGACTTCTTGAAAGAGCGGCAAAATTAAGTGATAAATTAGGTGGAGGTTCAATTACAGCACTTCCAATTGTAGAAACACAAGCTGGAGATATTTCAGCATATATTCCAACAAATGTTATTTCAATAACAGATGGACAGATATTCTTGGAAACAGATTTATTTAATTCAGGATTTAGACCAGCTATAAATGCAGGAGTTTCAGTATCACGGGTTGGAGGATCAGCACAAATTAAAGCTATGAAACAAGTTGCTTCAAAAGTGAAATTGGAACTTGCACAATATAATGAACTTTTAGCATTTGCACAATTTGGATCAGATTTGGATAAGGCTACAAGAGATCAGCTTAATCGTGGATCTAAAATTATGGAAGTATTAAAACAGCCACAATATAGTCCATATAAAGTTGAAGAACAGGTTATTTCATTTTATTGTGTAACAAATGGATATTTTGATGATATTCCAAATGAAAAATTGAGAACATTTGAGAAGGATTTAATAGAAGCAATTAAAAATGATTCAAATATTTTAAGTGAAATTTTAGAGAAAAAATCGTTAGATGATAACTTGAAGAATGAACTTGACGAATTTATAATTAATTATAAAAAAGAATATGTCTGGTAA